A stretch of the Filimonas lacunae genome encodes the following:
- a CDS encoding FecR family protein — translation MSLQQFIYLLSRQMANEASASELQQLKQFTEQHPEWLQAMDALQQKTDKALNEEEMLKAEQAYALHSVKVQFDSLPPVVAREMVAGRNNKKWKRWLAGGSVVAVLCAGVAIYQKVYTIRDVSGLIHVDQIIAKRGDRKKVVLPDSSQVWVNADSRLSYNGKQFGSANREVWLEGEAFFDVTQKAAQPFIIHTGDLTIKVLGTAFNVKNYPGDATTETSLISGKVQISFKDRPDEQIILRPNEKLIVSNDQSLNKNNHAVTGTEPRITVNTLSAANVAGGQLPETAWLQNEIAFSNTSLAEIGAMLERHFDVTVAFTNQDVMNYRYTGIFKGEDLEKVLAVMKLSKPFNYNINGKKVTITN, via the coding sequence ATGTCTTTGCAACAATTTATATATCTGTTAAGCAGGCAAATGGCTAATGAAGCCAGTGCCAGCGAGTTGCAGCAACTGAAACAATTTACAGAACAGCATCCGGAATGGCTGCAGGCAATGGATGCATTGCAGCAGAAAACGGATAAGGCATTGAATGAAGAGGAGATGCTGAAAGCCGAGCAGGCTTATGCCCTGCATTCGGTAAAGGTGCAGTTTGATAGTTTGCCGCCTGTAGTTGCCCGGGAAATGGTTGCTGGCAGGAATAATAAAAAATGGAAACGATGGCTGGCAGGCGGAAGTGTGGTGGCAGTGCTTTGTGCAGGTGTGGCTATTTATCAAAAGGTATATACTATCAGAGACGTGTCAGGACTGATACACGTAGATCAGATTATAGCTAAAAGGGGCGACAGGAAAAAAGTCGTATTACCTGATAGTTCCCAGGTATGGGTGAACGCCGACAGCCGTTTATCCTACAACGGTAAACAGTTTGGCAGCGCTAATCGGGAAGTGTGGCTCGAGGGCGAAGCTTTTTTTGATGTAACACAGAAGGCAGCGCAGCCTTTTATTATTCATACCGGTGATTTAACTATTAAAGTGCTGGGTACTGCGTTTAATGTAAAAAATTATCCCGGCGATGCCACTACCGAAACTTCGCTGATCAGCGGTAAAGTGCAAATTAGTTTTAAAGACAGACCTGACGAGCAGATTATTCTTCGCCCCAATGAAAAACTAATTGTAAGCAACGATCAATCCTTAAACAAAAATAATCATGCAGTTACCGGCACTGAGCCGAGAATAACTGTAAACACCCTGAGTGCAGCCAATGTCGCCGGCGGTCAGCTACCTGAAACCGCCTGGTTACAAAACGAAATTGCTTTTTCCAATACTTCGCTGGCCGAAATAGGGGCTATGCTGGAAAGGCATTTTGATGTAACAGTGGCATTCACCAACCAGGATGTAATGAACTATCGTTATACCGGCATTTTTAAAGGAGAAGACCTGGAAAAAGTGCTGGCAGTAATGAAATTGTCTAAACCCTTTAATTATAATATCAATGGAAAAAAAGTAACTATTACGAATTGA
- a CDS encoding sigma-70 family RNA polymerase sigma factor — protein MNYPLPSDESKVTVLQLATAVNRDEYAYRQLFLLFYKPALLFVSNILHSEELAEEIYSDVLLKIWQMESRLQQVSNYKQYLFTALRNASFNELKKQKKFQIIALEENATDHLPVTSPEETLLNGEFSSKIKSAIAALPLQCQLVYRLIKEEGFNYKQTADIMDLSVNTIERHMNNALKKIVVALKPYLSV, from the coding sequence TTGAATTACCCATTACCATCTGACGAATCAAAGGTTACTGTTTTACAACTGGCAACAGCTGTAAACCGTGATGAGTATGCCTACCGGCAGCTGTTCCTGCTTTTTTATAAGCCGGCACTGCTGTTTGTAAGCAACATACTGCATTCAGAAGAGCTGGCTGAAGAAATATATTCAGATGTATTGCTGAAGATATGGCAAATGGAAAGCCGCCTGCAACAGGTAAGTAATTATAAACAATATTTATTCACTGCTTTACGCAACGCGTCTTTTAACGAGCTGAAAAAGCAGAAAAAGTTTCAGATCATAGCGCTGGAAGAAAATGCTACGGATCATTTACCCGTTACCTCGCCGGAAGAAACTTTATTGAATGGCGAGTTTAGCAGTAAAATAAAATCAGCCATAGCGGCGCTGCCTTTGCAGTGTCAGCTGGTATACCGTCTTATTAAAGAAGAAGGATTTAATTATAAACAAACCGCTGATATTATGGATTTGTCGGTAAATACCATAGAGCGGCATATGAACAATGCGCTTAAAAAGATAGTAGTGGCACTAAAGCCTTACCTGAGCGTATAA
- a CDS encoding acyl-CoA dehydrogenase family protein, whose product MSSLYQKLKQAWHLYKNIDLDALNHLASKVDLGAVMQNVSKLDDAQLQGLMKMLSSGGGKKKKPTPPVDGDFYDIAGMLTPEQRELQLKVRSFMETEVQPLVNDYWLRAEFPFELIPKMAQLNICGVTYQGYGCPGLSNLTEGILAMEMARVDASVATFFGVQNGLAMGSIYKLGSEAQKQQWLPGMQQMKLIGAFGLTEPEVGSGAAGGLTTTAKRTGDTWVLNGQKKWIGNATFADVIVIWARDVDDNNVKGFLVKKDTPGLHVEKMMDKMALRIVQNGLITLTNCTVQEEDRLQNANTFKDTSEVLRMTRAGVAWEAVGCARGAYENALAYTTQRKQFGKPIASFQLIQNHLVEMLSNLTAMQTMVFRLSELQDENRLTDEHASLAKVFCTLRTRDIVSRAREVMGGNGILLQYNVARFVADSEAIYSYEGTKEINSLIVGRAITGHSAFV is encoded by the coding sequence ATGAGTAGCCTGTACCAAAAACTAAAGCAAGCCTGGCATTTGTATAAGAACATTGACCTGGATGCTTTGAATCATTTAGCTTCCAAAGTAGACCTGGGCGCTGTTATGCAAAACGTAAGCAAGCTGGACGATGCACAGTTACAGGGTTTGATGAAAATGCTGAGCAGTGGCGGCGGTAAAAAGAAAAAGCCTACGCCACCTGTAGATGGTGATTTTTATGATATAGCAGGCATGCTTACGCCCGAGCAAAGGGAGCTGCAACTTAAGGTGCGCAGCTTTATGGAAACAGAAGTGCAGCCTTTGGTAAATGATTATTGGCTACGCGCCGAGTTTCCTTTTGAACTGATACCCAAAATGGCGCAGCTGAATATTTGCGGTGTTACTTACCAGGGCTACGGCTGCCCCGGCCTTAGCAATCTTACCGAAGGCATACTGGCCATGGAAATGGCGCGGGTAGATGCTTCTGTTGCTACTTTCTTTGGCGTGCAAAACGGCCTGGCAATGGGCAGTATTTATAAGCTGGGGAGTGAGGCGCAAAAGCAACAATGGTTGCCCGGTATGCAGCAAATGAAGCTGATTGGCGCTTTTGGCCTTACCGAGCCCGAAGTAGGTTCCGGCGCAGCAGGTGGCTTAACCACTACCGCCAAACGCACCGGTGATACCTGGGTGCTGAACGGACAAAAGAAATGGATAGGCAACGCCACTTTTGCCGATGTAATTGTGATATGGGCGCGGGATGTAGATGATAATAACGTAAAAGGCTTTTTAGTAAAGAAAGATACCCCTGGCCTGCATGTGGAGAAAATGATGGATAAAATGGCGTTGCGCATAGTGCAGAACGGGCTCATCACACTTACCAACTGCACTGTACAGGAAGAAGACCGCCTGCAAAACGCCAACACCTTTAAAGATACTTCGGAAGTGCTGCGTATGACCCGTGCCGGTGTAGCCTGGGAAGCGGTGGGCTGTGCACGTGGCGCTTACGAAAACGCACTGGCCTATACTACCCAACGCAAACAGTTTGGCAAACCTATAGCCTCCTTTCAACTGATTCAAAACCACCTGGTAGAAATGCTGAGCAACCTTACCGCCATGCAAACGATGGTGTTCAGGCTGAGCGAGTTACAGGACGAAAACCGCCTTACCGATGAGCACGCTTCCCTGGCAAAAGTGTTTTGTACCCTGCGCACCCGCGACATTGTAAGCCGCGCCCGGGAAGTGATGGGCGGCAACGGCATACTGCTGCAATACAATGTGGCCCGTTTTGTAGCCGATTCGGAAGCCATCTACTCTTACGAAGGCACCAAAGAGATCAATTCGCTGATTGTGGGCAGGGCCATAACAGGGCATAGCGCTTTTGTTTGA
- a CDS encoding helix-turn-helix domain-containing protein → MAVIETLDDFYKRLDLKPPPSTRYGKEAGHFNVYPRAGICRSAAPLNRRDFYKISFVIGEGRFHFTDRTVEIDKPVIILSSPNLPYSWEKSSEIQEGYFCLFNDAFLDNHNNHNRKDILHESPLCSPILDPLFFVNEQQQERLHYLFKLMLSEMDSEYPYKYDLLRHYLYVMVHETMKMRSAETWVKHSSGNARLTALFIELLERQFPIDSPEHILQLRTAQDFASRLNVHANHLNRAVKEVTGKTTTEHISERITVEARALLKHANWSVAEIAYSLGFEYPAYFNNFFKKHTSSTPGAFRTSDV, encoded by the coding sequence ATGGCAGTAATAGAAACACTTGACGATTTTTATAAAAGATTAGACCTCAAACCGCCTCCTTCCACCCGGTATGGTAAGGAGGCTGGTCACTTCAATGTATACCCCCGCGCCGGTATATGTCGTAGCGCTGCACCTTTAAACCGTCGCGATTTTTATAAAATATCTTTCGTCATAGGGGAAGGACGTTTTCATTTCACCGACAGAACGGTAGAAATAGATAAACCGGTGATCATTTTATCCTCTCCTAACCTGCCCTATTCCTGGGAAAAAAGCTCAGAGATACAGGAGGGTTATTTCTGCCTGTTCAACGATGCCTTTCTCGACAACCATAACAATCATAACCGTAAAGACATCCTGCACGAATCGCCTTTATGCTCTCCTATCCTTGATCCCTTATTCTTTGTGAATGAGCAGCAACAGGAAAGACTGCATTACCTGTTTAAACTGATGCTGAGCGAGATGGATTCGGAATACCCTTATAAATACGACCTGTTGCGTCATTATTTATATGTGATGGTACACGAAACCATGAAAATGCGCAGTGCCGAAACCTGGGTAAAACACTCCAGCGGCAACGCCCGTTTAACAGCCCTGTTTATTGAATTACTGGAACGCCAGTTTCCTATTGACTCCCCGGAACATATACTGCAACTACGCACCGCCCAGGATTTTGCTTCCCGCCTGAATGTACACGCCAACCACCTGAACAGGGCGGTAAAAGAAGTAACCGGTAAAACCACTACCGAGCATATTTCTGAACGTATTACCGTAGAAGCCCGCGCACTGCTGAAACATGCCAACTGGAGCGTGGCAGAAATAGCGTACAGCTTAGGATTTGAGTATCCTGCCTATTTTAACAATTTCTTTAAAAAACATACCAGTTCTACCCCCGGCGCTTTCCGAACATCAGATGTTTGA
- a CDS encoding TolC family protein gives MFKKTALTLLITGGVLHGSVHAQQALTLKQAVETALANYGSIKAKQAYARASEASVTQSKREYLPDLNLSAQQDYGTVNGLNGPSYGYRGLSTAASGPSLPSQNWNAAFGALYLANISWDFYSFGKAKEKINVAKSTLARDKSDLNQEMFQHEVKVAAAYLNLLATQRLVRSWQNNLDRATRLREVVVARALNGLIAGVDSSQANAELSSARITLTKARDAEQEQSNQLAVLMGVPSQEFALDTVFINKVPTGAYDTASSVQQHPLLQYYQSRIALSNQQAKYYHKFNYPTFSAFGLIQGRGSGFDWNYGQLGSNLDHYTSNYWDGVQSMRGNYLVGLGMIWNLTTPLRIKQQVSAQKATSLGLQAEYTLADQQLKAQLALAGNKMKNALSNYAEAPIQVKSASDAYHQKEVLYTNGLSNIVEVTQALYLVNRSETDRDIAYTNVWQALLLKAAASGNFDLFLNEF, from the coding sequence ATGTTTAAAAAAACAGCACTCACCCTGCTTATCACAGGAGGTGTTTTACATGGCAGTGTGCATGCACAACAGGCGCTTACGTTAAAGCAGGCTGTTGAAACAGCGCTGGCCAATTACGGCTCCATCAAGGCAAAGCAAGCGTATGCCCGTGCTTCGGAAGCTTCGGTAACGCAAAGTAAGCGGGAGTACTTGCCAGACCTCAACCTTTCCGCACAGCAGGATTACGGAACCGTGAATGGTTTAAATGGCCCATCGTATGGCTACAGAGGTTTAAGCACTGCAGCATCGGGTCCCTCCCTACCCTCACAAAACTGGAATGCGGCCTTTGGTGCCTTGTACCTGGCCAACATCAGTTGGGATTTCTATTCTTTTGGCAAGGCCAAAGAAAAGATCAACGTGGCTAAATCCACCCTGGCACGTGACAAAAGCGACTTGAACCAGGAAATGTTCCAGCACGAAGTAAAGGTGGCGGCTGCTTACCTGAACCTGCTGGCCACACAGCGTCTGGTGCGCTCGTGGCAAAACAACCTGGACAGGGCTACCCGGCTGCGTGAAGTAGTAGTTGCCCGCGCGTTGAATGGCTTAATTGCCGGCGTGGATTCGTCGCAGGCAAATGCCGAACTATCCAGCGCCCGCATTACCCTTACCAAAGCCAGAGATGCCGAGCAGGAGCAAAGCAATCAGCTGGCGGTGTTAATGGGCGTGCCTTCGCAGGAGTTTGCACTGGACACAGTGTTCATTAACAAAGTACCTACCGGCGCTTACGACACAGCAAGCAGTGTGCAGCAACACCCTTTGCTGCAGTACTATCAAAGCCGCATTGCATTAAGCAACCAGCAGGCTAAGTACTATCACAAATTCAATTACCCCACCTTCTCTGCATTTGGTTTAATTCAGGGTCGCGGATCGGGCTTTGACTGGAACTATGGCCAGTTAGGTTCTAACCTCGACCACTATACATCCAATTACTGGGATGGCGTACAAAGCATGCGCGGCAACTACCTGGTAGGCCTGGGCATGATATGGAACCTTACCACTCCCCTGCGTATTAAGCAGCAGGTAAGTGCACAAAAAGCCACTTCACTGGGTTTACAAGCCGAATACACCCTGGCCGACCAACAGCTGAAAGCACAGCTGGCACTGGCGGGCAATAAAATGAAGAATGCTTTATCCAACTACGCCGAAGCTCCTATACAGGTAAAATCTGCATCTGACGCTTATCATCAGAAAGAGGTTTTATACACAAACGGACTCAGCAATATAGTAGAGGTTACACAGGCATTATACCTGGTTAACCGCAGCGAAACAGACCGCGACATCGCCTATACCAATGTATGGCAGGCATTGTTGCTGAAAGCAGCGGCCAGTGGCAATTTCGACCTGTTCCTCAATGAATTTTAA
- a CDS encoding efflux RND transporter permease subunit: MNLIKLALRKPITILVLVAGLFFFGIKAVTTIKIDIFPKLDMPVIYVSHPFGGYTPSQMEAFFAKQYINIFLFVNGVKSIETKNIQGLTLMKINFYPGTNMAQAAAEVSAFSNRIQASFPPGSNPPFIIRFDASTLPVGQLVLSSDKRTNNELLDMANVYVRSSFTTIPGLVSSPPFGGNVRTVIIKADPELLRAHNMTPDQLVEAMRLNNQTNPSGNVRIEDKNYITPINTTIKEVKDFENIPLFKNGVQNLYLRDVATVEDGADISQGYALVNGKRSVYLSIAKSADASTWEVVQNLKKSIPKMQAQLPEDVKLSYEFDQSTYVINSVKSLLTEGAIGAILTGLMVLMFLGDARGALIVILTIPTSIISAVLFLNLFGQTINIMTLSGLALAIGILVDESTVTIENIHQHLDMGKPKALAIWDACKEIAFPKLLILFCILAVFAPAFTMGGIPGSLFLPLALAIGFSMIISYFLAQTFVPVMANWIMKVKHHHKPDGKRFTDSEEFAATGLPVESEQDTWNQKHGMAEREDTNNDGKITTFDKIRNRYLRFIDRMMPFRVPIVIVYILAVCGLTALLLSSIGRDVLPKVNGSQFQVRLREPDGTRMENTEKKTIALVDAINGIVGKENVAITSAYVGMHPQQFSINPIFLWMAGPHEAVLQVALKEEYKTNLDELKDKIRAQAQKIAPEMKLSFEPIELTDKILSQGSPTPVEIRFSGRNKKQSEEYAQRLIGRLQNIPFLRDVQLGQATHYPSLNINVDRVRAAQLGVDMSDVSRSIIASTSSSRFTEKNIWVDEKSNYSYNVQVLVPENKMASEADISEIPLLRNSSRPVLGDVATITKGTTFGEADNLGAMPTLTVTANLNNVDLGKASGEVKKAIASLGELPRGLNVDIIGLSDTLTDTLDSLQNGLIVAIVVIFLMLAANFQSFKVSAVVLGTVPAVLLGSLGLLMIAGSTLNLQSYMGMIMSVGVSISNAVLLITNAEQLRLHSGNSITAAKEAAALRLRPIVMTAVAMVVGMIPMASGLGEAGDQSSPLGRAVIGGLIASTFAALFILPLLFASVQKKTSIVSVSLDPEDKESKHYIPDIYEQA; encoded by the coding sequence ATGAACCTGATTAAATTAGCCTTACGCAAGCCTATTACCATATTGGTATTAGTGGCCGGGTTATTCTTCTTCGGCATTAAAGCTGTCACTACTATTAAAATTGACATCTTTCCCAAGCTGGATATGCCCGTGATATATGTTTCGCACCCCTTCGGTGGTTATACGCCTTCTCAAATGGAAGCGTTCTTTGCGAAGCAGTATATCAACATCTTCCTATTCGTAAATGGCGTAAAATCCATCGAAACCAAAAACATTCAAGGCCTTACCCTGATGAAAATCAACTTCTACCCCGGCACCAACATGGCGCAGGCGGCAGCAGAAGTAAGTGCTTTCAGTAACCGTATACAAGCCTCCTTTCCCCCGGGCAGTAACCCGCCGTTCATTATCCGTTTCGATGCCTCTACCCTGCCTGTAGGCCAGCTGGTATTGAGCAGCGACAAACGCACGAACAACGAGTTGCTGGATATGGCCAACGTGTATGTTCGTTCTTCCTTTACCACCATCCCCGGCCTGGTGTCATCACCACCCTTTGGTGGTAACGTGCGTACTGTAATTATTAAAGCCGATCCGGAATTACTGCGCGCCCATAACATGACACCCGATCAGCTGGTAGAAGCCATGCGCTTAAACAACCAGACCAATCCATCGGGTAACGTGCGTATAGAAGATAAAAACTACATCACCCCCATTAACACCACCATTAAAGAAGTAAAGGATTTTGAAAACATTCCTTTGTTCAAGAATGGTGTACAAAACCTGTATCTGCGCGATGTGGCTACCGTAGAAGACGGGGCAGATATTTCGCAGGGTTATGCACTGGTAAATGGTAAACGCAGCGTATACTTAAGCATTGCCAAAAGTGCCGATGCCAGTACCTGGGAAGTGGTGCAGAACCTGAAAAAGAGCATTCCCAAAATGCAGGCGCAGTTACCGGAAGATGTAAAACTGAGCTATGAATTTGACCAGAGCACTTACGTGATCAACTCCGTAAAAAGCCTGTTAACGGAAGGTGCTATCGGCGCCATCCTTACCGGTTTAATGGTATTGATGTTCCTGGGCGATGCACGCGGTGCGTTGATTGTAATTTTAACCATTCCTACTTCTATTATCTCTGCCGTATTATTCCTGAACCTGTTTGGCCAAACCATTAACATTATGACGTTGAGCGGTCTGGCACTGGCTATTGGTATATTGGTGGATGAGAGTACGGTAACGATAGAAAACATACACCAGCACCTGGATATGGGCAAGCCTAAAGCGCTGGCCATATGGGATGCGTGTAAAGAAATTGCCTTCCCCAAACTGTTGATCCTGTTTTGTATCCTGGCGGTGTTTGCACCAGCGTTTACCATGGGTGGTATCCCAGGTTCCCTGTTCCTACCGCTGGCACTGGCCATCGGCTTTAGCATGATCATCTCTTACTTCCTGGCACAAACATTTGTACCGGTAATGGCCAACTGGATTATGAAGGTAAAACACCATCACAAACCAGACGGCAAGCGCTTTACCGATTCAGAAGAGTTTGCGGCTACCGGCCTGCCTGTGGAAAGCGAGCAGGATACCTGGAACCAGAAGCACGGTATGGCAGAAAGAGAAGACACCAACAACGATGGCAAAATAACCACCTTCGATAAAATCAGGAACCGTTACCTGCGCTTTATTGACAGGATGATGCCTTTCCGCGTTCCTATTGTTATCGTGTATATCCTGGCAGTATGTGGCCTTACCGCCTTACTGTTGTCCAGCATTGGCCGCGATGTATTACCGAAGGTAAACGGCAGCCAGTTTCAGGTACGTTTGCGTGAACCGGATGGTACACGTATGGAGAATACAGAAAAGAAAACCATTGCCCTGGTAGATGCTATCAACGGTATTGTAGGAAAAGAAAACGTAGCCATTACCTCGGCTTATGTAGGTATGCACCCGCAACAGTTTTCTATCAACCCTATCTTCCTGTGGATGGCCGGCCCGCACGAAGCCGTGTTACAGGTAGCTTTAAAAGAAGAATATAAAACCAACCTGGACGAGCTGAAAGATAAAATAAGGGCACAGGCACAGAAAATTGCCCCTGAAATGAAATTATCTTTCGAGCCTATTGAGTTAACAGATAAAATATTAAGCCAGGGTTCTCCTACGCCTGTAGAAATACGCTTTTCCGGTCGTAACAAAAAGCAGAGCGAAGAGTATGCACAAAGACTGATAGGCCGTTTACAGAACATACCTTTCCTGCGCGATGTGCAATTGGGACAGGCTACACATTACCCTTCGCTGAACATTAATGTAGACAGGGTGCGCGCAGCGCAGCTGGGTGTGGATATGAGCGACGTATCACGTTCTATCATCGCTTCTACTTCTTCTTCCCGTTTTACAGAGAAGAACATATGGGTGGATGAAAAATCGAACTACAGCTATAACGTACAGGTGCTGGTTCCGGAAAACAAGATGGCGAGCGAAGCGGATATCTCAGAAATTCCGTTACTGAGAAACTCCTCCCGCCCCGTATTAGGAGATGTGGCCACTATTACCAAAGGCACCACCTTTGGCGAAGCCGATAACCTGGGGGCTATGCCTACTTTAACCGTTACCGCTAACCTAAACAATGTAGACTTAGGGAAAGCATCCGGCGAAGTGAAAAAGGCTATTGCCTCACTGGGCGAATTGCCACGTGGTTTGAATGTAGATATCATTGGCTTGAGCGATACCCTTACCGATACACTGGACAGCCTGCAAAATGGTTTGATAGTAGCTATTGTGGTGATATTCCTGATGCTGGCAGCCAACTTCCAGTCGTTTAAAGTATCAGCGGTAGTATTGGGTACGGTGCCTGCGGTGTTGTTAGGTTCACTGGGCCTGTTAATGATAGCCGGATCTACCTTAAACCTGCAGTCTTACATGGGTATGATTATGTCGGTGGGTGTATCCATATCCAATGCGGTACTGCTTATTACCAATGCCGAGCAATTGCGCCTGCATAGCGGCAACTCCATTACTGCCGCCAAAGAAGCAGCAGCACTGCGGTTACGCCCTATTGTGATGACAGCAGTAGCCATGGTGGTGGGTATGATTCCTATGGCCAGCGGCCTGGGTGAAGCCGGCGACCAAAGCTCTCCGTTAGGACGGGCCGTAATTGGTGGCCTGATTGCCAGTACCTTTGCCGCATTATTTATATTGCCCTTATTATTTGCCTCTGTACAGAAGAAAACATCTATTGTTTCTGTATCGCTGGATCCTGAAGACAAAGAAAGTAAACACTACATACCTGATATATATGAACAAGCTTAA
- a CDS encoding efflux RND transporter periplasmic adaptor subunit: MNKLKHNTTILFAGFAALLGTATITGCGSSEGKTEAKKETTEAVAPALETISLSKDKLSSIFTSPAELIAYQQVDIYAKEAAFVKKMNVDVGTEVSAGQLLTQLEAPELTSRIAAAESRLKSQEAIYLASKANYDRLYKTSLTPGTVSPNDLDQALARMKADEAQLEAAKAANKEVTIIRDYLEIRAPFSGVISARNVNTGAYVGPSGKGSELPLFTLQEQKHLRLVISVPELYTSYLSHKNEVEFSVKSLANQTFKGSVKRLSGALDTRLRAERIEVDVINDNKKLLPGMIAEVHIPMPAQDSSLVVPKSTVLNSTTGVFVIRVNNNKAEWVTVQKGREADGKVEIFGKLTPGDNLIANATEEVRDGSTIKTTPKKN, translated from the coding sequence ATGAACAAGCTTAAACATAACACAACCATATTATTTGCAGGCTTTGCGGCCCTGCTGGGTACTGCCACCATTACCGGATGCGGATCATCGGAAGGCAAAACAGAAGCGAAAAAAGAAACCACAGAAGCGGTTGCTCCTGCACTGGAAACCATTTCGCTGAGCAAAGACAAACTGTCTTCTATATTTACTTCCCCTGCTGAGCTAATCGCTTACCAGCAAGTGGATATCTACGCTAAAGAAGCCGCCTTTGTAAAAAAGATGAATGTAGATGTAGGTACAGAAGTATCGGCCGGCCAGTTATTAACCCAGCTGGAAGCGCCGGAACTCACTTCGCGCATAGCAGCTGCCGAAAGCAGGCTGAAATCGCAGGAAGCCATTTACCTGGCCAGTAAAGCCAATTACGACCGTTTGTATAAAACCAGTCTCACCCCGGGCACCGTTTCTCCCAACGACCTGGACCAGGCACTGGCCCGTATGAAAGCAGATGAAGCGCAACTGGAAGCAGCCAAAGCCGCCAACAAAGAAGTAACCATCATACGCGACTACCTGGAAATACGCGCTCCCTTCAGCGGCGTAATCAGTGCCCGTAATGTAAACACAGGCGCGTACGTAGGTCCCTCTGGCAAAGGCTCTGAGTTACCTCTGTTCACCCTGCAGGAGCAGAAACATTTAAGGCTGGTAATTTCAGTACCGGAATTATATACCAGCTACCTGAGCCATAAAAACGAGGTAGAGTTTAGTGTTAAATCACTGGCCAATCAAACGTTTAAAGGTTCAGTAAAACGTTTATCCGGCGCATTAGACACCCGCCTGCGCGCAGAACGCATTGAGGTGGATGTGATCAACGATAACAAAAAGCTACTACCAGGTATGATTGCCGAAGTGCACATTCCTATGCCTGCACAGGATAGCTCACTGGTGGTACCTAAATCCACTGTGCTCAACAGCACTACCGGTGTATTTGTCATTCGTGTGAACAATAATAAAGCAGAATGGGTTACTGTACAGAAAGGTCGTGAAGCAGATGGTAAAGTAGAAATCTTTGGCAAGCTTACACCCGGCGATAACCTGATAGCCAACGCTACAGAAGAAGTACGTGACGGTTCTACCATAAAAACCACACCAAAGAAAAATTAA